In the Chroococcidiopsis sp. SAG 2025 genome, one interval contains:
- a CDS encoding saccharopine dehydrogenase family protein, protein MTDRVLILGGRGRIGSSVAQDIASHTSAEITITSRNPDTAAAVSKQLGSHVRSLALDLADKAKLREAISSSNLVIHCAGPFHFRDASVLKTCIETGIDYLDVSDHRSFTRKALDLSPAASAAGVTAIVNTGIFPGISNSMVRQGVEKLDQSERIHLSYLVAGSGGAGVTVMRTTFLGLQKPFTAWIDGQWVEIKPYSDREVVDFPTPYGKSGVYWFDMPEAFTLPEAFPVKTVITKFGSVPDFYNHLTWIAAHVFPKSWMQQRSAIEFLAHVSHYMTDVTNRFSGIGVAIRSEVTGLKDGQKVSYCSTLIHDNTAIAAGCGTGSIAQLLLSGKLKHPGVSTVEQALPTDLFEQTMGSRGIHIQPQWL, encoded by the coding sequence ATGACAGATCGAGTTTTAATTCTTGGTGGCAGGGGAAGAATCGGCAGCAGTGTAGCCCAAGACATTGCCAGTCATACATCAGCAGAAATTACCATCACTAGCCGTAACCCTGATACAGCAGCCGCAGTCAGCAAGCAACTGGGTTCTCACGTTCGATCGCTAGCATTAGACTTAGCAGACAAAGCCAAATTAAGAGAAGCAATTTCCTCTTCCAATCTCGTCATTCATTGTGCCGGACCGTTTCACTTCCGCGACGCTAGCGTTCTGAAAACTTGTATCGAAACGGGTATCGATTATCTAGATGTCAGCGATCATCGGTCTTTTACCCGCAAAGCTTTAGATTTATCTCCAGCAGCTTCAGCAGCAGGAGTGACAGCAATTGTCAATACAGGCATTTTCCCTGGAATCTCAAACAGCATGGTACGTCAGGGAGTAGAAAAATTAGACCAGTCGGAACGCATCCACTTAAGTTACTTAGTAGCGGGTTCTGGAGGTGCTGGCGTGACGGTGATGCGAACGACGTTTTTAGGGTTACAGAAGCCTTTCACCGCTTGGATTGATGGTCAGTGGGTGGAAATTAAACCATATAGCGATCGCGAAGTCGTAGATTTTCCCACACCTTATGGTAAATCTGGTGTTTACTGGTTTGATATGCCAGAAGCTTTTACCTTACCGGAAGCCTTCCCCGTCAAAACCGTAATTACCAAATTTGGTTCCGTTCCCGATTTTTACAATCATCTCACTTGGATTGCTGCCCATGTCTTCCCCAAATCTTGGATGCAACAGCGCAGTGCGATCGAATTTTTAGCCCATGTCAGCCACTATATGACCGATGTGACAAATCGTTTTAGCGGGATTGGAGTCGCAATTCGTTCCGAAGTCACGGGGTTAAAAGACGGACAGAAGGTGAGTTATTGTTCGACGTTGATTCACGATAACACTGCGATCGCTGCTGGCTGCGGTACTGGTAGTATTGCCCAACTTTTATTATCAGGCAAGCTCAAGCACCCAGGAGTTTCGACTGTAGAACAAGCCTTGCCCACAGACTTATTTGAACAAACTATGGGAAGTCGGGGCATTCACATTCAGCCGCAATGGTTGTGA
- a CDS encoding cation:proton antiporter, giving the protein MVDIYILDLFVIGLLLLAVTLGSGWISRLPFSFALIYLVVGIILGPYGFKLIQVQPNAEFLQRLTEFVVIVSVFSCGLKMNRPLQLRAWQITARLIGFLMPISIVALAAVGHWLLGMNWGAAVLLGAILAPTDPVLASEVQLADIDDEDELRFGLTSEGGLNDALAFPFVYFGLHLFKDPNLDNWFKQWVAVDLIWAIASGIVVGIAVAKAITWIDRKLQKRRPADVLMEDFVALGTILVTYSLAEIVNGYGFIAVFVAGLVVQRNYADNLEKRESELEFVERIEKLMEVGTILLLGSLLRMQPLWQYLGNSLIVAGLLLFVIRPVGAWISTIATNPPVEHDRRRLHPASRWLFGWFGIRGVGSLYYLFYAFGEGLKDSAAEQIAWITFTTIVISVVLHGISATPLMSWYERRIRGKSRRAKHATLPEQSE; this is encoded by the coding sequence ATGGTGGATATTTATATTCTCGATTTGTTTGTCATTGGGCTGCTGCTGCTAGCAGTTACCCTTGGTTCGGGTTGGATTTCCCGCTTACCTTTTTCTTTTGCCCTCATTTACTTAGTTGTGGGGATTATTCTCGGTCCCTACGGTTTCAAACTCATTCAAGTACAACCAAACGCTGAGTTTTTGCAACGGCTGACCGAATTTGTCGTAATTGTCTCGGTGTTCAGTTGCGGCTTAAAAATGAACCGTCCCTTACAATTGCGAGCATGGCAGATTACAGCCAGACTGATTGGGTTTCTCATGCCCATTTCAATTGTAGCGCTGGCAGCAGTAGGACATTGGTTACTAGGCATGAATTGGGGTGCAGCCGTGTTACTGGGTGCAATTCTCGCCCCTACCGATCCCGTATTAGCTTCAGAAGTGCAGTTAGCAGACATTGACGATGAGGATGAATTACGTTTTGGTCTGACTTCCGAAGGAGGTTTGAATGACGCACTGGCATTTCCCTTTGTCTATTTTGGATTGCATTTATTCAAAGACCCCAATTTAGATAATTGGTTTAAACAATGGGTAGCCGTGGATTTAATTTGGGCGATCGCATCGGGAATTGTGGTGGGAATTGCCGTAGCCAAAGCTATTACTTGGATCGATCGCAAGCTACAAAAACGTCGTCCTGCTGATGTTTTGATGGAGGATTTTGTTGCTCTAGGAACGATTTTGGTTACCTATTCCTTGGCAGAAATTGTTAACGGTTATGGATTTATTGCCGTATTTGTGGCGGGGTTAGTCGTCCAGCGAAATTACGCAGACAATCTAGAAAAACGCGAGTCCGAATTAGAATTCGTCGAACGAATTGAAAAGTTAATGGAAGTCGGCACAATTCTGTTACTAGGATCGCTGTTGAGAATGCAACCCTTGTGGCAATATCTCGGAAATTCACTGATTGTGGCAGGATTATTACTCTTTGTCATCCGTCCCGTAGGAGCGTGGATTAGCACGATTGCAACAAATCCTCCGGTAGAACACGATCGCCGTCGCTTGCATCCTGCCAGTCGGTGGTTATTTGGTTGGTTTGGTATTCGCGGTGTTGGTTCTTTGTACTATCTCTTCTACGCTTTTGGTGAAGGTTTAAAAGACAGTGCGGCAGAACAAATTGCCTGGATTACTTTCACAACAATCGTTATTTCTGTAGTTTTACATGGAATTAGTGCCACACCTTTAATGAGTTGGTACGAGCGTAGAATTAGAGGAAAAAGTAGACGAGCAAAACACGCAACTTTACCCGAACAAAGTGAATAA
- a CDS encoding cytochrome P450 — MFLPQGPKTPPLVQLLQWIANPFALMESCTQRYGDWFTLKVGLNYRPLVYVSSPQLLQEILTNDHYKQFDAPGEINSIFAPLLGDFGVIMQSGDRHRRQRQLMVPPFHGDRMKAYGEIITEIAKQVTSQWNPNQPFSVRDSMQAISFNVILQAVFGLREGERYRQIEKLLYNLLELTNSPLKASLLFFPFLQRDLGAWSPWGNFLRQKQQLDRLLHAEIEARRANPDPGRIDILSLLMAARDEAGEPMKDEELRDELMTLLVAGHETTATALTWALYWIHKLPEVRQKLLAELDSLGDTPDQNAIVRLPYLNAVCSETLRIYPVGMLTFPRVVRSPATLLGQQLEPGTVLVGSIYLAHQRQDLYPEPKQFKPERFLERQFSPYEYLPFGGGVRRCIGAAFALFEMKLVLATILSNLELSLANNRPVHPVRRGLVSAPTKVEMVMTGRRSEGDKGDKEDKEAIPATSY, encoded by the coding sequence ATGTTCCTACCTCAAGGTCCAAAAACTCCACCGCTCGTTCAACTGTTACAATGGATTGCTAATCCCTTTGCTTTAATGGAGTCTTGCACTCAACGTTATGGTGACTGGTTTACCCTCAAGGTAGGTTTAAATTATCGTCCCCTTGTCTACGTCAGCAGTCCTCAACTGTTACAGGAGATTCTGACCAACGACCATTACAAGCAGTTTGACGCACCTGGAGAGATCAACAGCATTTTCGCTCCATTATTAGGGGATTTTGGAGTCATCATGCAAAGTGGCGATCGCCACCGCCGCCAGCGCCAACTGATGGTTCCTCCCTTTCATGGCGATCGGATGAAGGCATACGGTGAAATCATTACCGAGATCGCTAAACAAGTCACCAGCCAGTGGAACCCGAATCAGCCTTTCTCCGTGCGGGATTCCATGCAAGCCATTTCCTTCAATGTCATTTTGCAAGCTGTTTTCGGTTTGAGGGAAGGAGAACGCTATCGACAGATCGAAAAACTCCTCTACAATTTGCTGGAGTTAACGAACTCGCCCCTCAAAGCCAGCCTCTTATTCTTTCCCTTTTTACAACGAGATTTAGGTGCTTGGAGTCCGTGGGGGAACTTTTTGCGTCAAAAGCAACAACTCGATCGACTACTACATGCTGAAATAGAAGCACGTCGCGCCAACCCCGATCCCGGGCGTATCGATATCCTCAGCTTACTCATGGCGGCGCGGGATGAAGCCGGAGAACCGATGAAAGATGAGGAACTACGCGATGAATTAATGACGTTGCTTGTTGCAGGTCACGAAACCACGGCTACAGCTTTGACATGGGCATTATATTGGATTCACAAGCTGCCCGAAGTCCGGCAAAAGTTGCTGGCAGAACTTGACAGTCTAGGCGATACACCAGACCAAAACGCGATCGTACGACTACCCTATCTGAACGCCGTCTGTTCCGAAACCCTGCGGATCTATCCCGTGGGAATGCTTACTTTTCCTAGAGTCGTGCGATCGCCCGCTACTCTTTTAGGACAACAGTTAGAACCAGGTACAGTATTAGTAGGTAGCATTTATCTCGCCCATCAACGCCAAGACCTTTACCCCGAACCAAAGCAATTTAAGCCAGAACGCTTTTTAGAACGGCAATTTTCTCCTTACGAGTACTTACCCTTCGGTGGTGGCGTGCGGCGCTGTATTGGTGCAGCTTTTGCTCTGTTTGAGATGAAACTCGTCTTGGCTACCATCCTATCTAACTTAGAACTCTCGCTAGCCAACAACCGCCCCGTACATCCCGTAAGGCGAGGTTTAGTTTCAGCCCCTACCAAAGTTGAAATGGTTATGACTGGACGGAGAAGTGAGGGGGACAAGGGAGACAAGGAAGACAAGGAAGCAATTCCAGCTACCAGCTATTGA
- a CDS encoding TIGR04283 family arsenosugar biosynthesis glycosyltransferase translates to MTRISIIIPTLNEASCIGRTLRQLSILDPPAWEVLVVDAGSEDGTVAIAQAAGVQVLFCTERGRAIQMNQGAKAASGEVLCFIHADTWVPDDLVEIIEQTLADPGVAGGGFVSLMAGSSKTRWWMSLHNFLKTYYAPLLFRPHLFFQGLRLLFGDQAIFCRRTDFWQCGGFDRTLVIMEEADFCLKLARQGRIRQVNRIVQSSDRRVARWGFWKATAIYLYIGFLWGFGISPTYLKRLYRDIR, encoded by the coding sequence GTGACTCGGATTTCAATTATTATTCCAACGTTGAATGAAGCAAGCTGTATTGGACGTACTCTGCGACAGCTAAGCATACTCGATCCTCCAGCGTGGGAGGTGTTAGTTGTCGATGCTGGTAGCGAAGATGGTACGGTTGCGATCGCTCAAGCTGCGGGAGTGCAGGTTTTATTCTGTACTGAGCGAGGGCGTGCAATTCAAATGAACCAAGGGGCAAAAGCTGCCAGCGGAGAAGTTCTTTGTTTCATCCATGCCGATACTTGGGTTCCAGACGATCTAGTTGAGATAATCGAGCAGACTTTGGCAGATCCTGGAGTTGCAGGTGGGGGTTTTGTTTCCCTCATGGCAGGTTCCTCCAAAACTCGTTGGTGGATGTCTCTGCACAATTTTCTCAAAACTTATTACGCGCCGTTACTATTTCGTCCCCACTTATTTTTTCAGGGTTTGAGGTTACTATTTGGCGATCAGGCGATCTTCTGTCGTCGAACTGATTTTTGGCAATGTGGTGGCTTCGATCGCACTTTGGTAATTATGGAAGAAGCCGATTTCTGCTTGAAATTAGCGCGACAAGGGCGCATCCGGCAAGTCAATCGCATCGTCCAAAGTAGCGATCGCCGTGTTGCCCGTTGGGGATTCTGGAAAGCAACAGCAATATATCTATATATCGGTTTTTTATGGGGGTTTGGTATTTCCCCCACATATTTAAAGCGACTGTATCGGGATATTCGGTGA
- a CDS encoding carbon dioxide-concentrating mechanism protein CcmK, with protein MPQAVGSIETKGFPAVLAAADAMVKAGRVTLVGYIRVGSARFNVNVRGDVQEVKTAVAAGIEAVENVYGGTLESWVIIPRPHENVEVVLPIGFTDEVQRFRDSVERPIIQR; from the coding sequence GTGCCACAGGCAGTTGGATCGATTGAAACGAAGGGTTTTCCTGCTGTGTTAGCCGCAGCAGATGCAATGGTGAAAGCCGGAAGAGTCACTTTAGTTGGTTATATTCGAGTTGGTAGCGCTCGTTTTAATGTCAACGTGCGCGGTGATGTCCAAGAAGTCAAAACCGCCGTTGCCGCAGGAATTGAGGCAGTAGAAAATGTATACGGAGGTACGCTTGAATCCTGGGTGATCATTCCGCGCCCACACGAAAACGTAGAAGTCGTACTACCCATCGGCTTTACAGATGAAGTCCAGCGCTTCCGCGACTCGGTGGAACGACCGATTATTCAAAGATAG
- a CDS encoding carbon dioxide-concentrating mechanism protein CcmK, with translation MPAAVGVIETLGFPAILAAADAMVKAGEVTLVYYGIAEKGEFLVAVRGKVAEVNRSVEAGIAAAEEVFGAQVIAHYIIPNPTENIETVLPIQYTQKVEQFRTF, from the coding sequence GTGCCAGCAGCAGTAGGAGTCATTGAAACTTTGGGTTTTCCAGCAATACTCGCCGCCGCAGATGCAATGGTGAAAGCAGGCGAAGTCACCCTTGTTTACTATGGGATTGCCGAAAAAGGAGAGTTTTTGGTCGCGGTTCGCGGTAAAGTAGCAGAGGTAAATAGATCTGTAGAAGCGGGAATTGCGGCTGCTGAAGAAGTGTTTGGCGCTCAAGTTATCGCTCACTACATCATTCCCAACCCGACAGAAAACATAGAAACGGTATTACCAATTCAATACACTCAAAAAGTAGAGCAGTTCCGCACGTTTTAA
- a CDS encoding rhodanese-like domain-containing protein — MDKDNLMQGVIPPEPPIHAQSGVHELKSRLEWGEPAFTILDVRPRNAYNDGHIMGAMPMPMENLAERAKSSIASSRDIYVYGETDEQTAEAAQSLRAAGFEHVSELKGGFPAWKAIAGPTEGIVESQAPKDQEVYNVVTQLQHHTDTQKNLRDN; from the coding sequence ATGGATAAAGATAATCTTATGCAAGGAGTGATTCCACCTGAGCCTCCTATTCACGCTCAATCGGGCGTACACGAACTAAAATCCCGCTTGGAATGGGGAGAACCTGCTTTTACAATCCTTGACGTGCGCCCTCGAAACGCATATAACGACGGTCATATCATGGGAGCTATGCCCATGCCAATGGAAAATTTAGCAGAACGAGCAAAGTCTTCCATCGCATCGAGCCGCGATATATACGTTTACGGTGAAACAGACGAGCAAACTGCTGAAGCTGCTCAAAGTCTCCGTGCAGCAGGATTCGAGCACGTGTCAGAACTTAAGGGTGGTTTCCCTGCGTGGAAGGCGATCGCAGGTCCTACAGAAGGAATTGTTGAGTCTCAAGCACCAAAAGATCAAGAAGTATACAATGTTGTAACTCAGCTACAACACCATACGGATACGCAGAAAAACCTTAGAGATAACTAG
- the mutL gene encoding DNA mismatch repair endonuclease MutL, translated as MKSGILPLPTEVVHLIAAGEVIDSLAAVVRELAENSLDAGATRVVIYLYPQQWRVRIADNGCGMDLENLQACATAHSTSKIRSCEDLWQVTSLGFRGEALHSLAQLAELEIFSRAAEAGEGWRVRYSDRGEPIKTETVAIAPGTVVTVSNLFATWAERRQGMPSLSQQMRAIQNTIQQIALCHPHVTWQVWQDDREWFTLSPGATTQHLIPQILRQVSLSDLQYLKVEVATPFEGAGSREQGAGGKRAEEATTNYQLPITSYQLIPNSHHSSLQLVLGLPDRCHRHRPDWVRVAVNGRMVKFAELEQTILSAMTRTLPRDRYPVCFLHLKVAPWQIDWNRQPAKTEIYLHHLSHWQEHTAGAIEQILRLNSHSVSDSAHHTRVTQLIKVAEEKGVYSTSREIEQGDKSQVTSQLYTPHPTPHTLHPFLKAIAQVHNMYILVEHPGGMWLVEQHIAHERVLYEQLCDRWQLVPLEPPVILNHLSLAQIAQLQRLNLEVEPFGDRLWAVRSAPAMLVQRDDCADALVELSLGGDLQAAQVATACRCAIRNGTSLSLEEMQTLLNQWQRTRNPRTCPHGRPIYLSLEESALSRFFRRHWVIGKSHGI; from the coding sequence ATGAAATCTGGGATTCTACCTTTACCTACTGAGGTCGTACATCTAATCGCTGCTGGAGAGGTCATCGATTCTCTAGCTGCTGTCGTACGGGAACTCGCAGAAAACTCCCTGGATGCTGGAGCAACACGGGTAGTTATTTATCTTTATCCGCAACAGTGGCGCGTTCGTATTGCCGATAATGGCTGTGGCATGGATTTGGAGAATTTACAAGCGTGTGCTACTGCTCATAGCACCAGTAAAATTCGTAGCTGTGAAGATTTGTGGCAAGTTACAAGTTTGGGATTTCGCGGCGAGGCGTTACATAGTTTGGCTCAACTTGCTGAATTAGAAATTTTCAGCCGTGCTGCTGAGGCTGGCGAGGGATGGCGCGTGAGATATAGCGATCGCGGTGAACCAATCAAAACAGAAACAGTGGCGATCGCTCCTGGTACAGTCGTCACCGTCTCCAATTTATTCGCAACTTGGGCAGAACGCCGTCAGGGAATGCCTTCCCTCAGTCAACAAATGAGAGCGATCCAAAATACAATTCAGCAAATTGCCTTGTGTCATCCTCACGTCACCTGGCAAGTCTGGCAAGACGATCGCGAATGGTTTACCCTCTCCCCAGGGGCTACTACCCAGCACTTAATCCCACAAATTCTACGCCAAGTCAGTTTGAGCGATTTGCAGTATCTTAAGGTTGAAGTGGCAACTCCTTTTGAGGGAGCAGGGAGCAGGGAGCAGGGAGCAGGGGGGAAGAGAGCTGAAGAAGCAACTACCAATTACCAATTACCAATTACCAGTTACCAATTGATTCCGAATTCTCACCATTCATCCCTTCAATTGGTTCTGGGTTTGCCCGATCGCTGTCATCGTCATCGTCCAGACTGGGTGAGGGTAGCGGTGAACGGTAGAATGGTAAAGTTTGCAGAATTAGAACAAACAATCCTTTCAGCGATGACACGGACGCTACCCCGCGATCGCTATCCAGTTTGTTTTCTCCATTTGAAAGTTGCGCCGTGGCAGATCGATTGGAACCGTCAGCCAGCGAAAACCGAAATTTACCTACACCACCTGAGTCATTGGCAAGAACACACAGCAGGCGCTATAGAACAAATACTGCGGCTCAATAGTCACAGCGTGTCTGACTCGGCTCATCATACACGAGTCACTCAACTGATTAAAGTTGCAGAAGAAAAAGGCGTATATAGTACGAGTCGGGAGATCGAGCAGGGAGACAAGTCACAAGTCACAAGTCAACTCTACACCCCACACCCTACACCCCACACCCTACACCCTTTTCTGAAAGCGATCGCCCAGGTACACAATATGTATATCTTGGTAGAACATCCTGGTGGTATGTGGTTGGTAGAACAGCACATCGCCCACGAACGAGTCTTGTACGAGCAACTCTGCGATCGCTGGCAACTCGTCCCCCTAGAACCGCCAGTGATTCTGAATCATCTGTCGCTGGCTCAAATAGCTCAATTGCAACGGTTGAACTTAGAAGTCGAACCGTTTGGCGATCGCTTGTGGGCAGTCCGCAGCGCCCCGGCAATGCTCGTACAGCGCGATGACTGCGCCGATGCTTTAGTAGAATTAAGCTTGGGTGGAGACTTACAAGCGGCTCAAGTAGCGACTGCTTGTCGCTGTGCCATCCGCAACGGTACGAGTTTGAGTTTAGAAGAAATGCAAACGCTACTCAATCAATGGCAGCGTACCCGCAACCCCCGCACCTGTCCCCACGGTCGCCCGATTTATTTATCCTTAGAAGAATCAGCTTTATCGCGTTTTTTCCGCCGTCATTGGGTTATTGGCAAGAGTCACGGCATCTAA
- a CDS encoding N-acetyltransferase has translation MMIIRAEAVEDYTNIFKVNKLAFGREDEARLVDNVRQLANFNPKLSLVAIEGDRLVGHILFSEIAIVSPQGEVTALALAPLAVLPQFQNQGIGSQLVRAGLKQCQILGYKIVIVLGHPNFYSRFGFAPAINKGLRSPFSVPDEIFMVLELVPGALIGVSGMVTYSSPFDCV, from the coding sequence ATGATGATAATTCGTGCTGAAGCTGTTGAAGATTATACTAATATTTTTAAGGTAAATAAACTCGCATTTGGGCGAGAAGATGAAGCAAGATTGGTTGATAATGTTCGTCAATTAGCTAATTTTAACCCCAAGTTATCTTTAGTAGCAATTGAAGGCGATCGCCTTGTCGGACATATTCTATTTAGCGAAATTGCGATCGTCAGTCCTCAAGGTGAAGTTACGGCATTGGCTTTAGCTCCATTAGCGGTTCTACCTCAGTTTCAAAATCAAGGTATCGGTTCTCAGCTTGTGAGAGCAGGATTGAAACAGTGTCAGATTCTAGGATACAAAATTGTTATAGTTCTGGGTCATCCAAACTTCTACAGTCGCTTTGGTTTTGCGCCTGCGATAAATAAAGGACTGCGATCGCCTTTTTCAGTTCCAGATGAAATATTTATGGTACTAGAACTCGTACCTGGCGCATTAATTGGAGTTAGCGGTATGGTGACGTATTCATCTCCGTTTGATTGCGTTTAA
- a CDS encoding pentapeptide repeat-containing protein: MSEAIPNSMTDVAELLNQYAAGKRDFTSIELGAVDLKATDLKGADLSYAELSGADLSGANLRGVDLSYANLNETNLNGANLRGAILIGTDLRHAKLETADLREADYDPDTTHFPPGFDPIQAGMRSDRPS, translated from the coding sequence ATGTCTGAAGCCATCCCCAACTCCATGACTGATGTAGCCGAACTCCTCAATCAATATGCGGCTGGAAAACGGGACTTTACAAGCATAGAACTCGGTGCAGTCGATCTTAAAGCTACCGATTTGAAGGGTGCAGACTTAAGTTATGCCGAACTGAGTGGAGCCGACTTAAGCGGCGCGAACTTGCGAGGAGTAGACCTAAGCTATGCTAACCTCAACGAAACTAACCTCAATGGAGCCAATTTGCGCGGAGCAATTCTAATTGGTACAGATTTACGTCACGCCAAACTAGAAACAGCAGACTTACGCGAAGCAGATTACGACCCCGATACCACTCACTTTCCCCCAGGATTTGACCCCATACAAGCAGGAATGCGATCGGATCGCCCTAGCTAA
- a CDS encoding NAD(P)/FAD-dependent oxidoreductase — translation MESFDFVIMGAGLGGLSAAACLTRQGYRVVVLEQHYLAGGCCHTFDYGEYRFCADVHYISQCGSGQAIAQFLNYIERDVPFVSLNPDCIDRVIAPEIDFKIPLGWENLRQRLLSTFPEQVTPINRYCDEIKQIHQEIRSLVQEVRWYNRHLSDWLKLPKYWNLFVRRNWTLQDLYNRVGLSPALQTILAGQSGDYALPPEEIALFTHTSLVWDYSEGAYYPQHHFKHLVDEIVAAITSGGSVVQFSTPVEYIEVEDRQVQKVIAGGRTYQATRAYISDLDPKLTLQLMRETVEEFSNRERQRLTGYEYSASAFNIYLGLDSRFEPEKYGIGNWNIWYYPNGDLNQAYRQQLVGDLHHPWIFLSCPTMKSPAGGMAPPGHHVLEIATVCPYEPFKQLHSTDLKAYKAKKRQFYQDMMTSVRDLIPDVNAYTRMKVSGTPTTSEYYLGQPQGNIYGAKLIPKQVGLNRLGYTTELPNLFFVGASAGYPSVPGVIGNGMDVVELITGQSVWNRANTSELLIKR, via the coding sequence ATGGAAAGCTTCGATTTTGTCATTATGGGAGCTGGACTAGGGGGACTGTCAGCTGCCGCTTGTTTGACTCGACAAGGATATCGGGTTGTGGTTTTGGAGCAGCATTACTTAGCTGGCGGATGCTGTCATACGTTCGATTATGGGGAATATAGATTTTGTGCAGACGTTCACTATATTTCCCAGTGTGGCTCGGGTCAGGCGATCGCGCAATTTCTGAATTACATCGAGCGGGATGTCCCCTTTGTTTCCCTCAATCCCGATTGCATCGATCGCGTTATTGCTCCAGAAATTGATTTTAAAATTCCTTTAGGTTGGGAAAACCTACGTCAGCGTTTGCTCTCAACTTTTCCAGAGCAAGTCACGCCAATTAATCGCTATTGTGACGAAATTAAGCAAATACACCAAGAGATTCGCAGCCTAGTTCAAGAAGTCCGCTGGTACAATCGCCATCTCTCAGATTGGCTGAAGTTACCCAAGTATTGGAATTTATTTGTAAGACGAAATTGGACGCTGCAAGATCTCTACAATCGTGTCGGTTTGTCACCCGCACTGCAAACGATATTAGCAGGACAGAGCGGAGACTATGCTTTGCCACCCGAGGAAATTGCGCTGTTTACTCATACTTCTTTAGTATGGGATTACTCGGAAGGAGCCTATTACCCTCAGCACCACTTCAAACACTTGGTTGATGAGATTGTTGCAGCCATTACCTCTGGTGGTAGCGTCGTGCAATTTTCAACTCCCGTAGAATATATCGAAGTTGAAGACCGTCAAGTACAAAAAGTCATTGCCGGAGGTAGAACTTATCAGGCTACTCGTGCTTATATCAGCGACCTAGACCCCAAGTTAACTTTACAGTTAATGCGGGAAACTGTCGAAGAATTCAGTAACCGGGAGCGTCAACGCCTGACTGGTTACGAATATTCTGCTAGTGCTTTTAATATTTATTTAGGTTTAGATAGCCGCTTCGAGCCAGAAAAATATGGGATTGGCAATTGGAATATTTGGTATTATCCCAATGGCGATTTAAATCAAGCCTATCGCCAACAATTGGTGGGTGACTTACACCATCCTTGGATTTTTCTTTCTTGTCCTACGATGAAATCTCCAGCAGGTGGTATGGCTCCGCCAGGACATCACGTATTAGAAATTGCTACCGTGTGTCCCTACGAACCGTTTAAACAGTTGCACTCAACAGATCTTAAAGCTTACAAGGCGAAAAAACGGCAATTTTATCAAGATATGATGACAAGCGTGCGAGATTTGATTCCTGATGTGAATGCTTATACTCGCATGAAAGTTTCTGGTACTCCTACTACTAGCGAATACTATCTCGGACAACCACAGGGAAACATTTACGGTGCGAAGTTAATACCCAAGCAAGTCGGTTTGAATCGTTTAGGATATACAACTGAATTGCCAAATCTTTTCTTCGTTGGTGCTAGTGCTGGATATCCCAGTGTTCCAGGTGTCATTGGTAACGGTATGGATGTGGTTGAATTGATTACAGGTCAATCGGTCTGGAATCGAGCTAACACTTCTGAACTGTTGATTAAAAGATAG